The segment CTTTTTTCGTAGGGTATATTCGCAAAGCTACTTTATTCATTCAATCGCCTCACATCTTTGTTTTAAAAGATCAATTTCAACTTCATCCATACGTTTTCTTAATGCTGCATGTGAAAGCAAAATGTAGTTTAGTCTCTTCTCTAGAGGTAATTTGCTTGACCTAAACTTGGGTGGCAGTTCATTCTGAAAATGTGTTACAGCAGCATGACAGTTCAGACACAGAACCCTTGTTTCATTCGAAAAGGCTCTTGTAGAAATATGGTGATTTTCGTAGATTTTCAGTGCATAAGGGTTGGTTTCTCCACAAATTTCACAGATACCATTTTTAACAAGCTGTTCATCCTTAGCTTGCTGTTTTATCTGTAAAATGAAATCTTCGTTGGACAAGCCTAACCCTCAATTATCAAAAAGTTCAGATTCTGTTGTCGTATACTGGCAATGATTCAGAATCCTCTATCTGTTCCTTAAGCTCGTATAACTTGTCAAGATCAGTCTCAAGTGGATATTCTTTACCATCTACTCCCTTTATCCTGACATCTTTGAAAGGTTCAAGTAGAGTTTTATCTGTTTTATTCAGAGCAATCCTGACAACATTCAGATATCTGCTGATAAGAGATCCATCCCTTGAGCTATTGACTACAACACTGATTCTTTTACCATTCGAGAAAATCCATCTATTCCTTTCAATGCTGTCTGTTTTTGTGGCAACCCACTTGCCACTCTTTTTAAAAACAGCATTACCAAGGTGTCTGAGAGCATCCTTTACACTGATTCCTTGCTCCTTTGCAGCTAAAGTGAAGTTCTTTCCTTTCCTTAGATTGCTTAATGCCAGAAGAGCTCTAGCTCTCATGTCGGCCTCTTCAGGAGAAAGCATAGCATACGCTTTCAGAGCTGGAGATACATCCGATACCCTCATTTTACGGAGAGTGCTAAGTGTAGCTGAAGGATCAAGCTTGTGTTTCCTGATGATCTCTTTTGCATACCTGGTATCTCTTGGAATAGCTTTGAGCCATTCACCGTAGGTCCTATACTCCTTAGAGAATCTTGGCCTGCTCATCTCTCTTCCTCCCAGAGCTTCATTAAGGCAATTCTTACAACCTCAGCCTGGGAACATCCAAAGAAGTCTGACATCAATTCCAGTTTCTCCCTGTAATAGGGAGCCAGTGTTATTGTTAATCTGTTTACTGGTGGCATTTTTCTCACCAACAACTGAAATTACCGCATGATTTATATTCAAATGTGACATCATATTTGACATATAAAAAACCAGAATTTGCTATGCAACTATTCTAGTTTGAGAACTATAATCTGATACTTGATAACTATTTAACAACTATTTGTCTAAGCTACATGTATAAGAAAGTGACAGTGTTTGTATGAGCAAAAATGAAAATGACAAAACTCTCATTGAAGAATTAAAGGAATACGTCTCTAGTTACGGAATTGTAAAGAAAGAAGACATTGTAAACAAATATGAAAAAGCTCACTCGCGCGGCTACAGTAAAGAAACCATTGGCAGAAGATTAGATGATTTGGTAAGTGCAGGAATCATAGAGAAACTGTCTGCTAAACAAGTCAAGAAATATGGGATCAATGCAACAGATAATCGTGAAAAGTACTTTATGCTAAAGGAGAATACGGAAATAAAAAAGCATATTGATTCTGTTTTTAAGCTCTTTGAAGATGGCGATTGTGAAGATAAACTGGCTGCTTTAGGGGAAATGGATACTTATAAGAATTATTACATTTTAGAACCGCTGCAATTAGATATTCTGGTTAAAAGCCTTAGTGAAAACGACATTGAATTGTCATATCAGCTAATAGTAGTTATTTATCACTATATTGTGGATAAAAATATCCAACCAAGCGACATCAACTTACTACTTACAAAGCTGAGATTACTTTTGAAAAATATACAACCTCTGTCTCAACAACGTCCTGTTCTTAGAGGGAATATTATTGCTTTACTTTGCATGTACGATGATGAAGCTGTAGTTGAACAACTTATTGAAGATGCCAAGACAATGGAAAACTTTGCAGATGTAAAGGATGAATATGATAAACTATATGCTTCGAGCTTAATCGAGAAGAATAGAACTAAGCTCTTTAATCTTGAAATTGAGTTGAGAAAAAAAGGTAAGCACAAAAATGCTAAAGTTCTTTCTCAAATAAGGCATCAGGCAAGAAAAGGTATAGATATATCGGTGCTTGATGGCAATGTTAATACTCCGGGGGCTGATCTTAAATGAGATTTTTACTGTTGAATGGGAATGGCATCGATATTCGTGTAAATAACGCTAAACTACATGTCAGGGATGGAAGATTCTCGACAACTGAAATTCCCGAAGAATATGTTTACTCTCCAAAGAGAATGGACATTGATAGCATTATCATCTATGGTCAGAACGGAAATCTCACGCTTGATGCTATAAGATGGCTGATAAAACATAATGTTCAGATTTCAATACTCAACTGGGACGGTAAATTATTGACTACAATGCTTCCACCTGAGAGCACTAATGTCAAGACAAAGTTTGCTCAATATCATGCTTTTGAGGATGAGCAAGCAAGAGTCAAAATCGCAAAGAACTTCATTGAAGCTAAGTTTGATAAAACTCTTGTAGTACTTGATTACCTAAAACAACGCTATCCTGAAATCGAGTATGATTTAGCAGAGGACTTTGAGAAACTAGAGAAAGCCAAGACCATCAAGGAAATAATGGGTGTTGAGGGCGGTGTTGCCTACAAATACTGGAACGAGTTCTCAAAAGCCATTCCTGATAAATACGATTTTGAATCGAGGATTGATTCGAGCCGGAGAGCCACAGGCGCAGGGGACGTGGTAAACGCTATGCTTAACTATGGCTATGCTTTGCTAGAGGCAGAGGGCCTAAGGGCCATTAACGCTGTGGGCCTAGATCCTCATGTAGGTTTTCTGCATGAAATGACAACTAGCAAGAATAGTTTGGCTTACGACCTGCAAGAACCTTTCAGGTTCTTAGTAGATCTCGCTGTTTTGAGTCTCATAGAACAAGATCGTATGGAGAAGAAAGATTTCATTAGAACTGAAAGTTACTCCTTGCGCCTGAGACCCACTGGTGCAAAGAAACTAACTGAAGAAATCAACCTGTGGTTTAACAAGAGAGTTAATCATCAAGGCAATATGACAATGTGGAGTTATGTCATGTTCTTGAAAACTAGGGAATTGGCTCAGTATTTGGTTGGTAAGCGACAGGAGACAGATTTTGTAGAGCCACAATATGAGACAAAGAGACAGGATACAAGCGACATAAGACAGAAGATTCTCAGTATTTCTTATTCCGATTGGAAAAAGCTAGGTTTTTCAAAAGGAACATTGCATTATATGAAACAAAATGCAAAGGCAGATACTCCTTTTACTCTTAATGCTCATAATAAAGAACGTTTGGATAAGTGGGAGAAACTTGTTGCAAATAGCTAACTTTGATGGAGACATGTAGTCTCCTTTTGTCTCTTCGTGCGATATCTAGGAGACAATTCCAAGAGATATGAGAGACAAATGCAAGCGACAGACAAGAGACAGACACAGAAGACAACTAAGAGACAGATTATTTTTTCTGTTTCTTAATGCTCGCTCCCTCAACTTTAATCCTCTCCAACAGCATTTCAGCAGACTCATAATCCCTGTCTTCCTGTCTGGCAAGCTCTGCCTCAGTAGGCACAAGTTCTCCTGAAAAAGCCTTTGCAAGAATAGATTGCCTGAGTTGATCTGTTTTTTCTTTTGCTGCTATAACTTTTGATTCAATGGAATCGGCAAAAGCAAAGAGTGCACTTACCCTAAAAATAATTTCCTTTTGTTCAGCAAGAGGTGGAAAAGGAAGAGGCATGGAAGCTAACTGTTGTTGATTAATAGAAGCCATATTGACTGTTTGCTGTGCATTCAAATTGAAATACCCTTGTGCATAAACTTGAAACCAATAACCAATGTATTCGCTTAAGATATATTGCTTAAAGACTCTTAACCGAATGTTTTTACTTTCGTAGATGCAAGCTTCAATACCATTCGGAATAGGTGCAGCTTTACCAACTAATTCTCTGCTGTTTACTCGATTCACAAGGATATCTCCTGGCTCAAGAAGATATTCAGCTATTTCTTCTGAAGATAAATTCATCCTTTTGATGTTTTTCCAAACTATTGCTCCATTATCAATATTATACATTCTCAGACACGCAATTCCATCGTCTGAGTAAAATTCCTGTGGCTTGTAAATACCATTTTTCATTGATTCAGATATTAAGTCTATACAAGTCCAACACCAATTAGTTGGTAATTCGTAAGGGACATCACAAATTGCATCTTTTGTTTGCTTTTTCTTTGAAAGTTTGCTTTTATCCGTAGTGATATATTCTAAGATCGTTTTTGCGCTTTCAATGTCGGAATTATGTAATCTCCAATCTTCCGTCAGCCTCCCATCACAAGCAGCCATTAGAACAGCCTGCCTGAAAGCCTTCATGATTTCCGGCACTTTGTCAAGCCTCTCGTTTGTCGCATCTAGACGGGCGAACAGTGCCTCGATTGCTGCGACTATGCGGTGTTGTTCGGGGAGGGGAGGGAGAGGTACAGGATAACTGGATAAACTCTTTGCAGATAAATTAGGTTGAGCAGTACCGTTGTCAAAAGTCTTGATTAACTTTTTCCCAAAAGGGCTAGTTAAAAAATAGTACATGTAGGAATTAATTGTTGCTTCGTTAAGTCTGAGAATTACTAATGAAGATGCAATCGCCCCATTTTTCATACCCGAGAACACTGCACATTTACCTAGTGTTCCTCTCAAGCAATAAATGATGTCCCCTTCAATGAGTTTTCCACTGTTAAGTAAATTATATCTTTCATCACTTATGAAGTTCAAATTTTCAGTTGATACTTTACCATTAAAGAGGTTTCCAGCATTAATGAAAGGTATTCCTGAGTCAACATAATGTCTGTTTGATGGATAGTTTTTGCCTCTATCGCCATTAATCAGAATTCCAAGATTCTTTACTTCTGTCCAAATCCACCCTTCCAGCAGTTCACTCTTCTGTTGCATAACCGTTCCCCATTAGGTCCAGAATTGCATTCAACTCACTAACTGCTGCTTCAAGTTCATCTATTGCTTCAGCAGCAAGTTCTTCAGGCCCAAGTAAATCATCAGTATCTCCTAAGGAATCGTCCCTTAGCCATTTGAGAGAATCAATTTTGTAATTCCTCTCTTTAAGTTCAGAAATGTGGAACTTGTGCCAGCGATTATCCTGTGAGTCTTTTTCCTCACGTTTTGCCCTGCCGTTAGGATCATCACCAAAGCATCTCTCAAACTCTTGAAAATGTTCTTTGGTAAGTGGACGATCTTTCTTTGTGATTTTAGGAACATTTGTACGGCAATCATATACCCAGGTATGCTCTGTGGGAATGCCTTTGGTGAAGAATATCACATTTGTTTTAGTTCCGGGGGAATATGGTGTAAAAGTACCATCAGGCAATCTCAAGACAGTATGTAAGTCACAGTCTTCACAGAGCACCTTGAAAACCTCTCCTGCCTGATCTGCAAAAAGCACGTTATCTGGTACTACGATAGCTGCTCTGCCACCGGGCTTCAAGATGGTCATGACATGTTCAATGAAATTCAGTTGCTTGTTGGATGTTTCAACAACAAAATCTTCACGTCCGGGAGACTGGTTTGCACCTTTGGTTCCAAACGGAGGATTGGTAAGCACCACATCAAACCTTTTAGAATCCGGTATCTCATAGATAGAGTCACCAAGTTTGATCTCAGGTTCAATCCCATGCAAATACAGGTTCATGAGAGCTAACCTGCGTGGACGCTCCACAAGCTCTTGTCCGTGATATGTACTGTAACGGATGCGTTTAGCAAGGTCACGGTCCACTGCACCTCCTGCGGTGATCTCCTTAAGCCACTCATAGGCAGATACAAGAAAGCCACCTGTACCACATGCAGGGTCCATTATAGCAAACTCCCTGCTGGCGCGTGGGTCTGGCTTCATACACCTTA is part of the Methanolobus chelungpuianus genome and harbors:
- a CDS encoding restriction endonuclease subunit S; this translates as MQQKSELLEGWIWTEVKNLGILINGDRGKNYPSNRHYVDSGIPFINAGNLFNGKVSTENLNFISDERYNLLNSGKLIEGDIIYCLRGTLGKCAVFSGMKNGAIASSLVILRLNEATINSYMYYFLTSPFGKKLIKTFDNGTAQPNLSAKSLSSYPVPLPPLPEQHRIVAAIEALFARLDATNERLDKVPEIMKAFRQAVLMAACDGRLTEDWRLHNSDIESAKTILEYITTDKSKLSKKKQTKDAICDVPYELPTNWCWTCIDLISESMKNGIYKPQEFYSDDGIACLRMYNIDNGAIVWKNIKRMNLSSEEIAEYLLEPGDILVNRVNSRELVGKAAPIPNGIEACIYESKNIRLRVFKQYILSEYIGYWFQVYAQGYFNLNAQQTVNMASINQQQLASMPLPFPPLAEQKEIIFRVSALFAFADSIESKVIAAKEKTDQLRQSILAKAFSGELVPTEAELARQEDRDYESAEMLLERIKVEGASIKKQKK
- a CDS encoding ubiquitin-like domain-containing protein, translated to MSRPRFSKEYRTYGEWLKAIPRDTRYAKEIIRKHKLDPSATLSTLRKMRVSDVSPALKAYAMLSPEEADMRARALLALSNLRKGKNFTLAAKEQGISVKDALRHLGNAVFKKSGKWVATKTDSIERNRWIFSNGKRISVVVNSSRDGSLISRYLNVVRIALNKTDKTLLEPFKDVRIKGVDGKEYPLETDLDKLYELKEQIEDSESLPVYDNRI
- a CDS encoding N-6 DNA methylase translates to MSDIVQKLWGFCHTLRHEGIDYGDYIEQITYLLFLKMADERGIEMPEACGWQSLKEQSGIELTEHYSDALRTLGKQDGLLGDIFAGALSRFHNPVSLKKMITLIDETEWTGLDIDVKAMAFEGLLEKAASEGKKGAGQYFTPRIVIQMIVRCMKPDPRASREFAIMDPACGTGGFLVSAYEWLKEITAGGAVDRDLAKRIRYSTYHGQELVERPRRLALMNLYLHGIEPEIKLGDSIYEIPDSKRFDVVLTNPPFGTKGANQSPGREDFVVETSNKQLNFIEHVMTILKPGGRAAIVVPDNVLFADQAGEVFKVLCEDCDLHTVLRLPDGTFTPYSPGTKTNVIFFTKGIPTEHTWVYDCRTNVPKITKKDRPLTKEHFQEFERCFGDDPNGRAKREEKDSQDNRWHKFHISELKERNYKIDSLKWLRDDSLGDTDDLLGPEELAAEAIDELEAAVSELNAILDLMGNGYATEE
- the cas1 gene encoding CRISPR-associated endonuclease Cas1, whose product is MRFLLLNGNGIDIRVNNAKLHVRDGRFSTTEIPEEYVYSPKRMDIDSIIIYGQNGNLTLDAIRWLIKHNVQISILNWDGKLLTTMLPPESTNVKTKFAQYHAFEDEQARVKIAKNFIEAKFDKTLVVLDYLKQRYPEIEYDLAEDFEKLEKAKTIKEIMGVEGGVAYKYWNEFSKAIPDKYDFESRIDSSRRATGAGDVVNAMLNYGYALLEAEGLRAINAVGLDPHVGFLHEMTTSKNSLAYDLQEPFRFLVDLAVLSLIEQDRMEKKDFIRTESYSLRLRPTGAKKLTEEINLWFNKRVNHQGNMTMWSYVMFLKTRELAQYLVGKRQETDFVEPQYETKRQDTSDIRQKILSISYSDWKKLGFSKGTLHYMKQNAKADTPFTLNAHNKERLDKWEKLVANS